The following are encoded in a window of Senegalia massiliensis genomic DNA:
- a CDS encoding GNAT family N-acetyltransferase, whose translation MDIRYKAPSAMEYISLRLKTGIGTKNLSKTEIALKSSLFIISLWEKNKLIGFGRIVGDQGITYVVTDIMVDPDYQCKGLGKMIMKEIDSYLEQNTDQYAYVCLIANKPADKFYYQFGFEYVEPNSCGMKRKQN comes from the coding sequence ATGGATATAAGATATAAAGCCCCCTCAGCGATGGAATATATTTCTTTGAGACTAAAAACAGGTATTGGAACAAAAAATTTATCAAAAACTGAGATTGCTTTAAAAAGTTCACTATTTATTATTTCTTTATGGGAGAAGAATAAGTTGATTGGATTTGGAAGAATTGTCGGTGATCAAGGCATAACTTATGTCGTTACTGATATTATGGTTGATCCAGATTACCAGTGTAAAGGTCTAGGAAAAATGATCATGAAAGAGATTGACTCTTATTTAGAACAGAACACTGATCAGTATGCATATGTATGCTTGATTGCTAATAAACCTGCTGATAAATTCTATTACCAATTTGGGTTTGAATATGTAGAACCAAACTCGTGTGGTATGAAAAGAAAACAAAATTAG